From a single Lolium rigidum isolate FL_2022 chromosome 7, APGP_CSIRO_Lrig_0.1, whole genome shotgun sequence genomic region:
- the LOC124679044 gene encoding uncharacterized protein LOC124679044, translating to MKSKASMFLKQMLSTIVAVVKAKSTAVRAKTSTLKTRLLVLGILRNKKLLVSAINHKIHAIMGHQDDAHGSTSAAQEADDSDGSKKAIVPYTAPSYVTERDVDDAQAEEEEEEDSDDEYLTHSLFRGEDDDDDELVNAPGSVIDVVRDAKEKEGDGAEFRLEDEIDHVADVFIRRIHKQLKLQKLESFKRFCEMMERSA from the coding sequence ATGAAGAGCAAGGCGTCCATGTTCCTGAAGCAGATGCTGTCGACCATCGTGGCCGTGGTCAAGGCCAAGTCGACGGCGGTGCGCGCCAAGACGAGCACCCTCAAGAcgcgcctcctcgtcctcggcaTCCTCCGCAACAAGAAGCTCCTCGTCAGCGCCATCAACCACAAGATCCACGCCATCATGGGCCACCAGGACGACGCCCACGGCAGCACCAGCGCCGCCCAGGAAGCAGACGACAGCGACGGCAGCAAGAAGGCCATCGTTCCCTACACCGCGCCGAGCTACGTGACGGAGCGCGACGTCGACGACGCCCAggcggaagaagaggaggaggaggacagcgacgacgagtacctGACGCACTCGCTCTTCCGcggggaagacgacgacgacgacgagctcgTGAACGCGCCCGGGTCGGTCATCGACGTGGTGCGCGACGCCAAGGAGAAGGAGGGCGACGGCGCCGAGTTCCGGCTGGAGGACGAGATCGACCACGTCGCCGACGTCTTCATCCGCCGGATCCACAAGCAGCTCAAGCTGCAGAAGCTCGAGTCCTTCAAGAGATTCTGCGAGATGATGGAGAGGAGCGCCTGA